Genomic DNA from Candidatus Kapaibacterium sp.:
AATTGCAGAACAATCGCTCACAGGCTCGGCTACTAATATTATTGCCGGACTTGGTACAGGTATGATTTCTACTGCCGGTCCAATTATTTTGATTGCTATCGCAATTCTCGTTTCATTCCATTTTGCAAATTTATATGGTATCGCAATCGCCGCTGTCGGTATGCTTGCGACTACGGGTATCCAATTAGCGGTTGATGCTTATGGACCAATTTCTGACAATGCCGGCGGTATTGCCGAAATGGCAGAATTGCCGAAAGAAGTCAGACAACGCACAGATAAATTAGATGCAGTCGGAAATTCAACGGCAGCTATTGGCAAAGGTTTCGCAATCGGTTCGGCTGCACTTACCGCATTAGCACTTTTTGGTGCTTATATGACTGCTGCCGGAATCAAAACTATTGATATTTCAAAAGCAAACGTTATTGTCGGGCTATTCTTGGGTGGATTGTTGCCGTTCGTATTCTCGGCACTTGCTATGGGTGCTGTGGGTAGAGCCGCCAAATCTATGATTCAAGAAGTCAGACGCCAATTCCTCGAAATTCCTCAACTCAAGGCTGCACTTACTGTACTTCGCAAAAATGATGGTAAAGAATTCGAAACTTGGTCAAATGATGACAAACGTATTTACAACGAAGCAGAAGGCAAAGCCGAATACGCAAAATGTGTTGAAATTTCTACCAAAGCTTCAATCAAGGAAATGATGTTGCCGGGCTTACTTGCTGTTGCTGCTCCGATAGTTGTTGGATTCTCATTTGGTGCCGAAACCTTAGGCGGAATGTTGGCTGGCGTAACGGTTGTGGGCGTGTTGATGGCGATTTTCCAATCCAATGCCGGTGGTGCATGGGATAATGCTAAGAAAATGTTCGAAGAAGGTGTCAATATTGATGGCGTGATGTATTACAAAGGCTCGGAAGCTCACAAAGCTGCAGTCACCGGTGATACTGTCGGCGACCCGTTCAAAGACACATCAGGACCTTCGATTAATATATTAATAAAATTGATTTCAATTGTTGCACTTGTTTTGGCTACAGTGATTTAACACACAATTGATATACTACAAATCCCTTTGCATTTATGTGAAGGGATTTTTTTTTTAAAATAAACTTGCCGCATTAAGCGTTAAATTTTGTTTGTTCAACATAATTTGACGCTGATATGCTAATAATCGGAATTGTAGCCGCATTTATACTTTGGTTTTTGATGTTTGCGGGATTTACTGAGCTAACCCATCTAATACATCACAAGTACTTTTGGTATGTGATGACACCGGCTGCTACCGGATTGGCGATTTTTGCACTCTTCAACGAGAAGCACAGATTGAAAGAACTGTTCAAATTTGAGTGGAAATATGTGTGGATAGGATTAGCCCATGCGGTATTGCTATACCTGCTATCGAGGTTTGGAGTGTGGTTGTTTGTGCAATTTTTCGATTGGACAATACCCCAAATTCAAGCAATTTACCAAACGCGGACACAAGCAGACCCGCTGCTCATCGCAACATTGCTGTTATTTTTGATTGCACCGGCAGAGGAGATTTTCTGGCGCGGATTCATCCAAGAGCGACTAATCCAAAAGATTGGCGTCAAACGCGGAACGATAATCGCAATAGTGCTTTATTCGATGGTGCATATTTGGGCGCTCAATCCCATGTTGCTATTGGCGGCTTTGGTGTTGGGCATTCATTGGAGTTTGATGTACGCCAGATATCGAAATGTAGTCCCGGGAATCATCTCACATGCCGTTTGGGACGTTTTGATATTCGTAGTGCTACCGATAAGTTTGTAGGGAGATATTTTCTCCCCAAATTTTTCATAATCGGAAATAAATACTTATGTTTGTTATCTTGTAAAAGTATATTTGATGTAGAAATCTTGATTGGATGACAAAGTGGAAAATGAAATAAAATGCCTCGATAAGGGCTTTGTGAGATTGGTGGACGTGATGGGCGATGATTCGTCAATCGTCCAAGCGGCTCGTGTGTCCTATGGCAAAGGCACTAAGACTGTGCATGAGGACCGCGGTTTGATACGGTATTTGATGCGTCACAAACACACTACCCCATTCGAAATGGTTGAGTTTAAGTTCCACGTTAAGCTGCCGATTTTCGTTGCTCGGCAATGGATACGACATCGCACAGCTAACGTGAACGAGTATAGCGGAAGATATTCCGAGATGAAGGACGAATTTTATTTGCCCTCATCGGAGCAAATCCGCACTCAAAGTGTAATCAATAAGCAAGGTCGTGCAGATGAAACGCTTCCATCAGAGCATACAGCTGAAATATTGGATTCTACACAAGCTCACTACGAGGCGTCTTTTGAATTGTATCAATCGCTTCTCGAAAAAGGGCTAACGCGAGAACTGTCCCGCATGGTACTTCCAGTGGCGAACTATACGGAATGGTACTGGAAAATTGATTTGCACAATCTTTTCCACTTCCTGAAATTGCGATTGGACACTCATGCTCAGTACGAAATCAGAGTCTATGCCGAAGCTATGGCAGAGCTTGTGAAGGCAATTGTACCTCTTGCATGGGAGGCTTACGAACATTATATGCTGAATTCGATAATGCTCACTCAAGGTGAATTGTCAATTTTAGCAGATATGCTTCCGCCGACCGAACTTGATGTAGAGCAGTGTACAAAGTATGGTCTGAGCAAACGCGAAGCCGGTGAATTTGTTGATAAATTTAATAAAATCAAGAAATTATCATCAAATGAATAACTTTTATCGGTCTCAAACGTTAATAAGTGTGTTTAAAATGTAATTGGAGTATTAATAGTGAATAAATTTTTGTTAAGTCTTTTTTTGGTATGTTTTGTTTCAAATTATGCTTGGTCATCTCAAAAAGTGACTGTAGAGCAAGTGATGGAAGGATTCATGAAAGCGAAGAATTTCGACAAACTTGCTGAATTAAAAGATTTTCATGCTACAATGGAGCAATCGGCAGAAGCTCGTTCTACAAAAATTAATTATTATTTTTTGAAAGAGTACAACCATAGATTGAATATCACCGGTCCTGCTCCGATTCATGCAGTATATGATGGCGAAAAATCATGGGTGAAACCGGCAGCTATGCCGACAATCCCGGGCGACCCGGAAATAGAGAGTCAATTAATATTGATGTATGAAATTATTTTCACACCTATTTACGGAAAATTGGAAACATTGAAGTTTGAATTATCCGAGTTGAGCAGCTTTGGTGGCGAGACTTTTTATCATATTTCGATGGTAGATAATGACGGAATCTTCACAGAATTGTACATAGATACTGTGAATTATGATTTGCGAAAAGTTGTCAAATTGATACGATATCAAGAAAATGATGTACCATTTGAAATGTATTTGGATGATTATCAAGTTGTAAACGACATCCGAATTCCTTACCAAGTTGTCGCATCACGCATCAATGAGCCACTGAATTTTAAGATAATCGAAATCAAATTCGACATTGGAATGAACAAATATGATTTTAGACGACCACAATAATTTTAATTTAATTTAGGAGTTTTTATTATGCGCACATTAGCAACAACGATTTTACTTATATTAACATTTTCATTTGTATCAGTTCAAGCTGATGAAGTGGCTAACATACTTGAAAAATGTTATAAAGCAACCGGTGGAAAAGACAAAATCAATTCCATCGAATCTCTTAAAATAAAAGGTAAAATGGATATACCTTCACAAGGTTTGAGTGTTGACCTTTATTATGTCTCTAAAAAGCCCAAAATGTACATGGAAAATGAAGTTATGGGCATGAAAATGTCCTTCGGATATGACGGAAATGAAGTATGGGCTATCAATCCTATGTCAGGAACGGAACCCAAAGTCCTAACCGGTCCCGAAGCAGACATGACTAAGTCACAGTTAGAAGGATTTTTGAATTTGGCTGCATTGCCATTCGAAAATTATGTAGAGCAGGGAATCAAAGCTGAATATAAGGGTATTCAAGATATTGATAGCACCAAATCATGCCATGTAATCTCGTTTATCGAAACTGACGGGAGTTCGGCGGATGTATTCTTTGATTCTGTAACATTTCTAATGTACAAAACTCAACAGGATGTCAGCGGACAAAAAATCGAAACTTTTGTCATTGACAGGTTGAAAAACAAGGGCATTATTTATCCGAAAACAATCGAAATAAAGTCCGATGGTGTTGTTTCTCAGAAGTTAACGTTCTCGGAAATTGACACAAATTTTGAATTAGATGACAAAATATTCAGTATGCCAAAATAATCAGTCCATTTAATAGTCTCTAAGACGAATTTACTTATTAGTAAATTCGTCTTTTTTTGTTCTTATGATATTAAAAATTTGTAAAATAAAAATAAAATATTGAGGAGAAATCCAAATGCGTGTAGAAGTGGTAATGCCAAAAATGGGCGAGTCTTTGCAAGAAGGTACGATTACAAAATGGATGAAAAAAGTTGGCGAAAAAGTCGAACGAGACGAGATGATACTCGAAATCTCGACTGATAAAGTTGACACTGAAGTCCCATCGCCTAACGAAGGTGTTTTAGCCGAAATCCTTGTTGCAGAAG
This window encodes:
- a CDS encoding CPBP family intramembrane metalloprotease, giving the protein MLIIGIVAAFILWFLMFAGFTELTHLIHHKYFWYVMTPAATGLAIFALFNEKHRLKELFKFEWKYVWIGLAHAVLLYLLSRFGVWLFVQFFDWTIPQIQAIYQTRTQADPLLIATLLLFLIAPAEEIFWRGFIQERLIQKIGVKRGTIIAIVLYSMVHIWALNPMLLLAALVLGIHWSLMYARYRNVVPGIISHAVWDVLIFVVLPISL
- the thyX gene encoding FAD-dependent thymidylate synthase — its product is MENEIKCLDKGFVRLVDVMGDDSSIVQAARVSYGKGTKTVHEDRGLIRYLMRHKHTTPFEMVEFKFHVKLPIFVARQWIRHRTANVNEYSGRYSEMKDEFYLPSSEQIRTQSVINKQGRADETLPSEHTAEILDSTQAHYEASFELYQSLLEKGLTRELSRMVLPVANYTEWYWKIDLHNLFHFLKLRLDTHAQYEIRVYAEAMAELVKAIVPLAWEAYEHYMLNSIMLTQGELSILADMLPPTELDVEQCTKYGLSKREAGEFVDKFNKIKKLSSNE